The sequence GAGCTGGGCGCCGTAGATTACATAACGAAGCCATTCAATCCCGCCGTTGTCAAACTCAGGGTCAAGACCCAGCTGCAACTGAAGCTACAGCGGGACGCACTCACGCTGCGAAACATTGAGCTCCAGGAAGCCCTCGCCAAAATCAAGACATTAAGCGGGTTTATCCCCATCTGCGCTTCTTGCAAGAAGATACGCGATGACCGCGGATACTGGAACCAGTTGGAGAACTACATCCGCGAGCACTCGGACGCAGACTTCACCCACGGTTACTGCCCTGACTGCATGAAGAAACTCTTCCCCGAATACTACGAGAAGACATATGGCGACGAAACCCACAAGACGAGAACATGACCATGTTTCTCAGATAACCGGCAGGAAGTCCCGTTTCATGGCCACATTGGTTTGCAACACGGACTTAAGAGGAGATTGAGAACCGAACAAACAGAGATCCATCATACTCGCCCGTGATGCGGAAAGGCTCTTTCACAGATCTTTAAGACCGGGGGCCGGCCATACCACAAACGAGCCGGAGAAGGCGCCATGCCAGATTTGAAGGTAACGATCCGTCGGTTCTTGAAATGGGCTTTGACCGAAAAGAGGACGATTTCATTTTCGAGATATTTCATCGTGCACAACGCGCAAAGGACAATTTCAGCAGCGGCATCGGATTGGCCCTTATTCGAAGGGCCATACGACACATGCACGGAAAGGCATGGACTGAGAGTGAGTCCGACAATGGCGCCACATTCTATGTGCAGGTCCCCAAATGAAGACCAATGGGAATCACATAAATCACGGAAGAGCTCGCATTCGCCTGTCAA comes from Syntrophorhabdaceae bacterium and encodes:
- a CDS encoding ATP-binding protein, translated to MGFDRKEDDFIFEIFHRAQRAKDNFSSGIGLALIRRAIRHMHGKAWTESESDNGATFYVQVPK